One genomic region from Nymphalis io chromosome 18, ilAglIoxx1.1, whole genome shotgun sequence encodes:
- the LOC126775225 gene encoding gastrula zinc finger protein XlCGF57.1-like, whose product MEFTSLILRLTKNICRTCLGELDANDPTMFMNIQDLIEHEMNKIKLIDILVFLNCLENNDEENWPQGMCASCVSTALLAYNFKINCLKANVTLSQIFTVRSSSNHMPRSDIDSIDINVVYQDHEYDVPLFSHHASIDFEPEVSESKELTPLPPVTEIASTERLPLKEGDKRYTCSFCSKSFTRIHNLRYHMAKHNDFRRFLCPKCGKSFHTSSGLRQHLLSHIDINQFKCGFCNKTYKSRQSLKEHFRVAHSSNRKLFACVTCGKRFTAKSTLMMHIKSHKGLKEYSCTDCSKSYTRASYLRAHRLTHLGQEKPKPFVCMYKDCNRNFATKHSLVVHVAHSHTADRPHKCDICFKGFATASGLKVHKESHADTKVSCSVCNKKLSNKRVLQKHMKVHDTKN is encoded by the exons atggaGTTCACAAGTTTAATTTTACGTCTTACAAAAAACATATGTCGAACTTGCTTAGGAGAACTTGATGCTAATGATCCCACAATGTTTATGAATATTCAAGATTTGATTGAAcacgaaatgaataaaattaaactaattgatatattggtttttttaaattgtttggaa AATAATGATGAAGAAAACTGGCCTCAAGGAATGTGTGCATCATGTGTATCTACTGCTTTACttgcttataattttaagataaattgtTTGAAAGCCAATGTAACTCTCTCTCAAATATTTACAGTCCGATCATCCTCAAATCATATGCCGCGATCTGATATTGATTCCAtagatataaatgttgtttaccAGGACCATGAATATGATGTACCTCTTTTTAGTCATCATGCTTCAATTGATTTTGAGCCAGAAGTATCTGAAAGTAAGGAACTTACACCTTTGCCTCCGGTTACTGAAATTGCATCAACGGAAAGACTTCCTTTAAAAGAAGGGGATAAGAGATATACATGTAGTTTTTGTTCTAAATCTTTTACAAGAATACATAACTTGAGATATCACATGGCTAAGCACAATGATTTTCGAAGATTTCTCTGCCCAAAATGTGGCAAAAGTTTTCACACTTCTAGTGGACTGAGGCAACACTTATTATCTCATATTGATATTAACCAATTCAAGTGtggtttttgtaataaaacttataagtCTAGACAATCCTTGAAAGAGCACTTTCGTGTAGCACATTCTAGTAATAGGAAGTTGTTTGCATGTGTTACATGTGGTAAGAGGTTTACAGCAAAGTCAACTTTAATGATGCATATCAAAAGTCATAAAGGTTTAAAAGAATATTCTTGTACAGATTGTTCAAAGTCATACACAAGAGCATCTTATTTGCGAGCTCATAGACTGACTCATTTAGGTCAAGAGAAGCCAAAGCCATTTGTTTGCATGTATAAAGACTGTAATAGAAACTTTGCTACCAAACATTCATTAGTAGTACACGTAGCTCATTCTCACACGGCAGATAGACCACATAAATGTGATATATGTTTCAAAGGATTTGCCACTGCTTCAGGTTTAAAGGTCCATAAGGAATCTCACGCAGACACAAAAGTTTCGTGCAGTGtctgtaataaaaaactatcaaataaaagaGTTTTACAAAAGCACATGAAGGTACatgatacaaaaaattaa
- the LOC126775236 gene encoding uncharacterized protein LOC126775236 has protein sequence MKLVFLTLFSLILLVYADNEVIVDPSIGVDQLTANSLYETIFADFYKPQKAQTSSKKSSKNRNTSNFKNQGLQARGISYGSDNKNKQLNNNDKNMKFVSDGHFNYLQSMGGYKAEYDSRLIGRKGIGFDKRTATTYGFRAPITAKQLEVVGQKYQKKDYNEDKLYPLLI, from the exons ATGAAGTTAGTATTTTTG ACTCTTTTTAGCCTGATCCTGTTGGTTTACGCAGACAACGAAGTCATCGTAGATCCTTCCATCGGCGTAGATCAATTAACCGCAAATAGCctttatgaaacaatatttgCCGACTTTTACAAACCTCAGAAGGCACAAACATCAAGCAAAAAAAGCTCTAAAAATAGAAACACTTCGAACTTCAAAAACCAGGGTTTACAAGCCCGTGGTATCAGTTATGGCtccgataataaaaataagcaattaaataacaatgacaAGAATATGAAATTTGTTTCTGAtggtcattttaattatttacaatccaTGGGTGGTTACAAGGCTGAGTATGACAGCAGATTAATAGGTCGGAAAGGAATAGGTTTTGATAAAAGAACAGCGACTACTTATGGATTTAGAGCACCGATTACCGCCAAGCAGCTAGAGGTGGTTGGACAGAAATATCAAAAGAAAGATTATAATGAAGACAAGCTGTATCCCTTACTAATTTAA
- the LOC126775232 gene encoding synaptosomal-associated protein 29: MAGHRYLSNTTNLFADDDVDDDTFVNSYRQRIPPPQPKPSPSPYIADLERQRQTMLEKQKEIEQRTLDSSVRSIGLLRESEQIGIATAEELARQREQLQNTNRRLDEINTNLSYSQKHLNGIKSVFYGFKNYLSGKSDQTPSKSQASPSSCSSKAGNSSRVDDTLYSMSASETDNFTNHPSTRLRGLNQQVAAEPISDTQRINKMLDANLDEMVTHISRLKGLGMALGEEIEQQNHLIDEIHDKADVADIKIGHQNKQMNKLLGQ; the protein is encoded by the coding sequence ATGGCAGGCCACAGGTACCTCAGTAACACGACAAATCTATTTGCGGATGACGACGTAGACGACGATACTTTTGTTAACAGTTATAGACAAAGAATTCCACCGCCACAACCCAAACCATCACCTTCACCTTATATTGCTGATTTAGAAAGGCAAAGACAAACTATGTTAGAGAAACAGAAAGAGATCGAACAGCGTACACTTGATTCTTCAGTTAGAAGTATAGGTTTGTTGCGGGAATCTGAGCAAATTGGAATTGCAACTGCTGAAGAACTAGCTCGTCAACGCGAACAACTCCAAAACACTAATAGAAGACTTGACGAAATTAACACCAATTTGAGCTATAGTCAAAAACACCTAAACGGTATTAAATCAGTTTTTTATGGGTTTAAGAACTATTTGTCAGGTAAATCTGACCAAACGCCTAGTAAGAGTCAGGCATCTCCCAGTTCCTGTAGTTCAAAAGCAGGAAATAGTAGCAGAGTAGATGATACCTTATACAGCATGAGTGCTAGTGAAACTGATAATTTTACTAATCACCCATCAACTCGCCTTAGAGGACTTAACCAGCAAGTAGCCGCTGAACCAATATCAGATACTCAGCGCATAAATAAAATGCTAGATGCTAACCTAGATGAGATGGTTACTCACATCTCAAGATTAAAGGGTCTGGGCATGGCTCTTGGAGAGGAAATTGAACAACAGAATCATCTTATAGATGAAATACATGATAAAGCCGATGTTGCAGATATAAAAATTGGTCATCAAAATAAGCAAATGAACAAACTTTTAGGACAATAA